A part of Salmo trutta chromosome 15, fSalTru1.1, whole genome shotgun sequence genomic DNA contains:
- the LOC115148428 gene encoding myotubularin-related protein 4 isoform X4 gives MFQLHIICKDSKVVRCHFSTFKRCQEWLKRLNRAIAHPGRLEDLFALAYHAWCLGGSADDEDQHLHLCRPGDHVRQRLEMEVRRMGFDMQNAWRVSDINLNYKLCSSYPQKLLVPVWITDKELESVGSFRSSKRIPVVVYRHQRNGAVIARCSQPEISWWGWRNTEDEYLVTSIAKACMMDPGARVTCGAAACSRPQGEGPDSSDSDFDSSLSGCSGPDANAAPQKLLILDARSYTAAVANRAKGGGCECEEYYPNCEVMFMGMANIHSIRNSFQSLRTVCSQIPDPGNWLSALESTHWLQHLSIMMKAATLVCSAVEREGRPALVHCSDGWDRTPQIVALAKILLDPFYRTLEGFQVLVETEWLDYGHKFGDRCGHQESADDVSEQCPVFLQWLDCVHQLLKQFPCFFEFNEAFLVKLVQHTYSCLYGTFLCNNRWEREARNIYKRTCSIWSLLRTGNKNFQNFLYIPCHDMVLQPVCHTRALQLWTAVYLPTSSPCTAAEDAMELYLCPCAQGDELTSRSLDRLPKSRSMDNLVSACENGMAFTRTSSDPNLNKHCQEGRTAHGLEPMAAIGGGAAPDSPEDVSPDTGLDNNDSEMEPVTQTPPTTPLEMEPREEGFEELREEICLTTQPLPSLPLPPVTLEKGFPHPTPLPLPTPILLHSLSQTTSPHCPPPPLPQQATDSRYRIAEVTTHPTRAAEACLPSPLAWKGPLPAAVLNGHITNGLQNSHSASAELLALEQLVPLSPMAMEDSTETLTDKAEAPPTLPHSRRESLGQTRALPQAQAQGAEREGKRTEVVSGRELVPLRECVVAVPTVAMASASTVPPVDNSQVVAVRYPVSQSHLSVSEELSLLGSHWESVQGLVQSTCNTAASQSGLPANLSSGLCRALQPTAYQSRRLAGKLLRAQGMAVSNGFPNGGSQCCRREKEERVRGPAPAPASSSPVQSGSGWLSAVRSSSGYAAICSQTSTSTPPTSSTHQFLPASPFSLPSQPPPIYLDDDGLPVPMDAVQQRLRQIEAGYKQEVEVLRRQVRQLQMRLERQYGMPPSEPDVDYEDDITCLRESDDSDEEESLSDHSEDCFSEGSWDRVEQKDTEVTRWVPDHMASHCFNCDCEFWMAKRRHHCRNCGNVFCKDCCHLKLPIPDQQLYDPVLVCNICYDLLLEARNREICSQQLKKPIATASS, from the exons ATGTTCCAACTGCACATCATCTGCAAGGACTCCAAAGTCGTCAG ATGCCATTTCTCGACATTCAAGCGGTGCCAGGAGTGGCTGAAGCGTCTGAATCGGGCCATAGCCCACCCTGGCAGGCTGGAGGATCTGTTTGCCTTGGCCTACCACGCCTGGTGTCTGGGGGGCAGCGCAGACGATGAGGACCAGCACCTACACCTCTGTAGACCAG gTGATCATGTCCGTCAGAGGCTGGAGATGGAGGTGAGGAGGATGGGCTTCGACATGCAAAACGCCTGGAGAGTGTCCGACATCAACCTCAACTACAA GTTGTGCTCCAGCTACCCCCAGAAGCTGCTGGTGCCAGTGTGGATCACAGACAAGGAGCTGGAGAGTGTCGGCTCCTTCAGGTCCTCCAAGAGGATCCCTGTGGTGGTCTACAg GCACCAGAGGAACGGGGCAGTGATCGCCCGTTGCAGCCAGCCAGAGATCAGCTGGTGGGGCTGGAGAAACACAGAGGATGAATACTTGGTCACCTCCATCGCTAAGGCCTGTATGATGGACCCAGGGGCCAGGGTCACCTGTGGGGCCGCAGCCTGCAGCCGTCCCCAAGGGGAGGGCCCAGACAGCTCCGACAGCGACTTTG acTCCTCTCTGTCAGGATGTTCAGGCCCTGATGCCAACGCTGCGCCACAGAAGCTTCTCATTCTCGACGCCCGCTCCTATACCGCTGCAGTGGCCAACCGCGCCAAGGGAGGTGGCTGCGAGTGTGAAG AGTACTACCCTAACTGTGAGGTGATGTTCATGGGCATGGCCAACATCCACTCCATTAGGAACAGCTTCCAGTCCCTCCGAACAGTCTGTAGCCAGATCCCTGACCCTGGGAA CTGGCTTTCTGCTCTGGAGAGCACCCATTGGCTGCAGCACCTATCCATCATGATGAAGGCTGCCACTCTAGTGTGCTCTGCGGTGGAAAGGGAGGGACGTCCTGCCCTGGTGCATTGTTCAGACGGGTGGGACCGTACCCCACAGATTGTGGCTCTTGCCAAGATCTTGCTGGACCCCTTCTATAGGACACTAGag GGTTTCCAGGTACTGGTGGAGACAGAGTGGTTGGACTACGGTCATAAGTTTGGCGATCGCTGCGGTCACCAGGAGAGTGCTGATGATGTGAGTGAGCAGTGTCCTGTCTTCCTACAGTGGCTAGACTGTGTTCACCAGCTACTCAAACAGTTCCCCTGCTTCTTCGAGTTCAACGAGGCATTCTTg GTCAAGCTGGTTCAACACACATACTCGTGTCTGTACGGGACGTTCCTGTGTAACaacaggtgggagagagaggcccGCAACATCTACAAACGCACCTGCTCCATCTGGTCTCTGCTCCGCACCGGCAACAAGAACTTCCAGAACTTCCTTTATATTCCCTGTCATGATATG GTGCTGCAGCCGGTGTGCCACACCCGGGCCCTGCAGCTGTGGACGGCCGTCTACCTGCCCACCTCCTCCCCCTGCACCGCTGCCGAGGACGCCATGGAGCTCTACCTGTGCCCCTGCGCACAGGGAGATGAGCTCACCTCACGATCTCTCGACAG GCTTCCAAAGTCTCGCTCCATGGACAACCTGGTGTCGGCCTGTGAGAACGGGATGGCCTTCACCCGCACCTCCAGCGACCCCAACCTCAACAAGCACTGCCAGGAGGGCCGTACTGCCCATGGCTTGGAGCCTATGGCTGCTATAGGAGGAGGGGCTGCACCCGATAGCCCCGAGGATGTTAGCCCTGACACGGGATTGGACAACAATGACTCGGAGATGGAGCCAGTCACTCAGACTCCTCCTACCACACCCCTGGAGATGGAGCCAAGGGAAGAGGGCTTTGAGGAGTTGAGAGAGGAGATTTGTCTGACGACACAACCTCTGCCCTCCCTGCCCCTCCCCCCTGTCACTCTGGAGAAGGGCTTCCCCcatcccacccctctccccctgcccACACCCATTCTCCTCCATTCCCTCTCCCAGACCACCAGCCCCCATTGCCCTCCCCCTCCCTTGCCACAACAGGCGACTGACAGCCGCTACAGGATTGCTGAGGTCACTACCCACCCTACCCGGGCAGCAGAAGCATGCCTACCTTCCCCACTTGCCTGGAAGGGCCCACTACCGGCAGCTGTTCTGAATGGGCATATCACCAATGGCCTCCAGAACAGCCACTCAGCGTCTGCAGAGCTGCTGGCCCTCGAGCAGCTAGTTCCTCTATCCCCTATGGCCATGGAAGACTCCACAGAGACCCTCACGGACAAAGCAGAGGCCCCACCAACACTGCCCCACAGCAGGAGAGAAAGTCTGGGCCAGACCCGGGCCTTACCCCAGGCCCAGGCCCAGGGAgcggagagagaagggaagaggacagaggtTGTGAGTGGTAGAGAGCTGGTGCCTCTGAGAGAATGTGTAGTAGCAGTACCAACAGTAGCAATGGCCTCCGCATCTACAGTGCCCCCTGTTGACAACAGCCAGGTAGTGGCGGTGCGATACCCGGTCTCCCAGAGCCACCTGAGTGTCAGTGAGGAGCTGTCTCTCCTGGGCTCCCACTGGGAGAGTGTCCAGGGCCTGGTCCAGTCTACCTGCAACACCGCAGCCAGCCAGTCTGGCCTCCCAGCCAATCTCTCCTCAGGTCTCTGTCGGGCCCTCCAGCCCACCGCCTACCAGAGTCGACGCCTGGCTGGCAAGCTGCTCCGTGCCCAGGGCATGGCCGTGTCCAACGGGTTTCCTAACGGAGGTTCGCAGTGCTGCCGAAGGGAGAAGGAGGAAAGGGTCCGTGGACCGGCTCCAGCCCCAGCCAGCTCCAGCCCAGTCCAGTCAGGGTCAGGCTGGCTCTCTGCAGTCAGAAGCAGCTCAGGCTATGCTGCCATCTGCAGCCAAACCAGCACCAGCACTCCACCCACCTCTTCAACCCACCAGTTTTTACCagcctctcccttctccctgccCTCCCAGCCCCCCCCGATCTACCTGGATGATGACGGGCTGCCGGTGCCCATGGACGCGGTGCAGCAGCGTCTCAGGCAGATCGAGGCGGGATATAAACAGGAAGTGGAAGTGCTGAGGAGACAGGTGCGCCAGCTGCAGATGAGGCTGGAGAGACAGTACGGCATGCCGCCCTCTGAGCCTGACGTCGACTACGAGGACGACATT ACGTGCCTGCGTGAATCAGACGACAGTGACGAGGAGGAAAGTCTGTCGGATCACAGCGAGGACTGTTTCTCCGAGGGCAGCTGGGACAGAGTGGAGCAGAAGGACACAGAG GTCACCAGGTGGGTGCCCGATCACATGGCCTCCCATTGTTTCAACTGCGACTGTGAGTTCTGGATGGCCAAGCGACGTCATCACTGCAG gAACTGTGGCAATGTGTTCTGTAAAGACTGCTGCCACCTGAAGCTGCCCATCCCAGACCAGCAGTTGTACGACCCTGTCTTAGTGTGTAACATCTGCTATGACCTGCTGCTGGAGGCTAGGAACAGAGAGATCTGTAGCCAGCAGCTCAAGAAGCCCATCGCCACAGCCTCCagctga
- the LOC115148428 gene encoding myotubularin-related protein 4 isoform X3 produces MSLAARVSCSVLNCFGEEGPPSLEYIQAKDLFPPKELVKEDDSLQVPFPALQGEGVEYLGRADDTIIAISNYRLHIKFKDSIINVPLRLIESVESRDMFQLHIICKDSKVVRCHFSTFKRCQEWLKRLNRAIAHPGRLEDLFALAYHAWCLGGSADDEDQHLHLCRPGDHVRQRLEMEVRRMGFDMQNAWRVSDINLNYKLCSSYPQKLLVPVWITDKELESVGSFRSSKRIPVVVYRHQRNGAVIARCSQPEISWWGWRNTEDEYLVTSIAKACMMDPGARVTCGAAACSRPQGEGPDSSDSDFDSSLSGCSGPDANAAPQKLLILDARSYTAAVANRAKGGGCECEEYYPNCEVMFMGMANIHSIRNSFQSLRTVCSQIPDPGNWLSALESTHWLQHLSIMMKAATLVCSAVEREGRPALVHCSDGWDRTPQIVALAKILLDPFYRTLEGFQVLVETEWLDYGHKFGDRCGHQESADDVSEQCPVFLQWLDCVHQLLKQFPCFFEFNEAFLVKLVQHTYSCLYGTFLCNNRWEREARNIYKRTCSIWSLLRTGNKNFQNFLYIPCHDMVLQPVCHTRALQLWTAVYLPTSSPCTAAEDAMELYLCPCAQGDELTSRSLDRLPKSRSMDNLVSACENGMAFTRTSSDPNLNKHCQEGRTAHGLEPMAAIGGGAAPDSPEDVSPDTGLDNNDSEMEPVTQTPPTTPLEMEPREEGFEELREEICLTTQPLPSLPLPPVTLEKGFPHPTPLPLPTPILLHSLSQTTSPHCPPPPLPQQATDSRYRIAEVTTHPTRAAEACLPSPLAWKGPLPAAVLNGHITNGLQNSHSASAELLALEQLVPLSPMAMEDSTETLTDKAEAPPTLPHSRRESLGQTRALPQAQAQGAEREGKRTEVVSGRELVPLRECVVAVPTVAMASASTVPPVDNSQVVAVRYPVSQSHLSVSEELSLLGSHWESVQGLVQSTCNTAASQSGLPANLSSGLCRALQPTAYQSRRLAGKLLRAQGMAVSNGFPNGGSQCCRREKEERVRGPAPAPASSSPVQSGSGWLSAVRSSSGYAAICSQTSTSTPPTSSTHQFLPASPFSLPSQPPPIYLDDDGLPVPMDAVQQRLRQIEAGYKQEVEVLRRQVRQLQMRLERQYGMPPSEPDVDYEDDITCLRESDDSDEEESLSDHSEDCFSEGSWDRVEQKDTEVTRWVPDHMASHCFNCDCEFWMAKRRHHCRNCGNVFCKDCCHLKLPIPDQQLYDPVLVCNICYDLLLEARNREICSQQLKKPIATASS; encoded by the exons GTGCCTCTGAGGCTCATAGAGAGTGTGGAGAGCAGAGACATGTTCCAACTGCACATCATCTGCAAGGACTCCAAAGTCGTCAG ATGCCATTTCTCGACATTCAAGCGGTGCCAGGAGTGGCTGAAGCGTCTGAATCGGGCCATAGCCCACCCTGGCAGGCTGGAGGATCTGTTTGCCTTGGCCTACCACGCCTGGTGTCTGGGGGGCAGCGCAGACGATGAGGACCAGCACCTACACCTCTGTAGACCAG gTGATCATGTCCGTCAGAGGCTGGAGATGGAGGTGAGGAGGATGGGCTTCGACATGCAAAACGCCTGGAGAGTGTCCGACATCAACCTCAACTACAA GTTGTGCTCCAGCTACCCCCAGAAGCTGCTGGTGCCAGTGTGGATCACAGACAAGGAGCTGGAGAGTGTCGGCTCCTTCAGGTCCTCCAAGAGGATCCCTGTGGTGGTCTACAg GCACCAGAGGAACGGGGCAGTGATCGCCCGTTGCAGCCAGCCAGAGATCAGCTGGTGGGGCTGGAGAAACACAGAGGATGAATACTTGGTCACCTCCATCGCTAAGGCCTGTATGATGGACCCAGGGGCCAGGGTCACCTGTGGGGCCGCAGCCTGCAGCCGTCCCCAAGGGGAGGGCCCAGACAGCTCCGACAGCGACTTTG acTCCTCTCTGTCAGGATGTTCAGGCCCTGATGCCAACGCTGCGCCACAGAAGCTTCTCATTCTCGACGCCCGCTCCTATACCGCTGCAGTGGCCAACCGCGCCAAGGGAGGTGGCTGCGAGTGTGAAG AGTACTACCCTAACTGTGAGGTGATGTTCATGGGCATGGCCAACATCCACTCCATTAGGAACAGCTTCCAGTCCCTCCGAACAGTCTGTAGCCAGATCCCTGACCCTGGGAA CTGGCTTTCTGCTCTGGAGAGCACCCATTGGCTGCAGCACCTATCCATCATGATGAAGGCTGCCACTCTAGTGTGCTCTGCGGTGGAAAGGGAGGGACGTCCTGCCCTGGTGCATTGTTCAGACGGGTGGGACCGTACCCCACAGATTGTGGCTCTTGCCAAGATCTTGCTGGACCCCTTCTATAGGACACTAGag GGTTTCCAGGTACTGGTGGAGACAGAGTGGTTGGACTACGGTCATAAGTTTGGCGATCGCTGCGGTCACCAGGAGAGTGCTGATGATGTGAGTGAGCAGTGTCCTGTCTTCCTACAGTGGCTAGACTGTGTTCACCAGCTACTCAAACAGTTCCCCTGCTTCTTCGAGTTCAACGAGGCATTCTTg GTCAAGCTGGTTCAACACACATACTCGTGTCTGTACGGGACGTTCCTGTGTAACaacaggtgggagagagaggcccGCAACATCTACAAACGCACCTGCTCCATCTGGTCTCTGCTCCGCACCGGCAACAAGAACTTCCAGAACTTCCTTTATATTCCCTGTCATGATATG GTGCTGCAGCCGGTGTGCCACACCCGGGCCCTGCAGCTGTGGACGGCCGTCTACCTGCCCACCTCCTCCCCCTGCACCGCTGCCGAGGACGCCATGGAGCTCTACCTGTGCCCCTGCGCACAGGGAGATGAGCTCACCTCACGATCTCTCGACAG GCTTCCAAAGTCTCGCTCCATGGACAACCTGGTGTCGGCCTGTGAGAACGGGATGGCCTTCACCCGCACCTCCAGCGACCCCAACCTCAACAAGCACTGCCAGGAGGGCCGTACTGCCCATGGCTTGGAGCCTATGGCTGCTATAGGAGGAGGGGCTGCACCCGATAGCCCCGAGGATGTTAGCCCTGACACGGGATTGGACAACAATGACTCGGAGATGGAGCCAGTCACTCAGACTCCTCCTACCACACCCCTGGAGATGGAGCCAAGGGAAGAGGGCTTTGAGGAGTTGAGAGAGGAGATTTGTCTGACGACACAACCTCTGCCCTCCCTGCCCCTCCCCCCTGTCACTCTGGAGAAGGGCTTCCCCcatcccacccctctccccctgcccACACCCATTCTCCTCCATTCCCTCTCCCAGACCACCAGCCCCCATTGCCCTCCCCCTCCCTTGCCACAACAGGCGACTGACAGCCGCTACAGGATTGCTGAGGTCACTACCCACCCTACCCGGGCAGCAGAAGCATGCCTACCTTCCCCACTTGCCTGGAAGGGCCCACTACCGGCAGCTGTTCTGAATGGGCATATCACCAATGGCCTCCAGAACAGCCACTCAGCGTCTGCAGAGCTGCTGGCCCTCGAGCAGCTAGTTCCTCTATCCCCTATGGCCATGGAAGACTCCACAGAGACCCTCACGGACAAAGCAGAGGCCCCACCAACACTGCCCCACAGCAGGAGAGAAAGTCTGGGCCAGACCCGGGCCTTACCCCAGGCCCAGGCCCAGGGAgcggagagagaagggaagaggacagaggtTGTGAGTGGTAGAGAGCTGGTGCCTCTGAGAGAATGTGTAGTAGCAGTACCAACAGTAGCAATGGCCTCCGCATCTACAGTGCCCCCTGTTGACAACAGCCAGGTAGTGGCGGTGCGATACCCGGTCTCCCAGAGCCACCTGAGTGTCAGTGAGGAGCTGTCTCTCCTGGGCTCCCACTGGGAGAGTGTCCAGGGCCTGGTCCAGTCTACCTGCAACACCGCAGCCAGCCAGTCTGGCCTCCCAGCCAATCTCTCCTCAGGTCTCTGTCGGGCCCTCCAGCCCACCGCCTACCAGAGTCGACGCCTGGCTGGCAAGCTGCTCCGTGCCCAGGGCATGGCCGTGTCCAACGGGTTTCCTAACGGAGGTTCGCAGTGCTGCCGAAGGGAGAAGGAGGAAAGGGTCCGTGGACCGGCTCCAGCCCCAGCCAGCTCCAGCCCAGTCCAGTCAGGGTCAGGCTGGCTCTCTGCAGTCAGAAGCAGCTCAGGCTATGCTGCCATCTGCAGCCAAACCAGCACCAGCACTCCACCCACCTCTTCAACCCACCAGTTTTTACCagcctctcccttctccctgccCTCCCAGCCCCCCCCGATCTACCTGGATGATGACGGGCTGCCGGTGCCCATGGACGCGGTGCAGCAGCGTCTCAGGCAGATCGAGGCGGGATATAAACAGGAAGTGGAAGTGCTGAGGAGACAGGTGCGCCAGCTGCAGATGAGGCTGGAGAGACAGTACGGCATGCCGCCCTCTGAGCCTGACGTCGACTACGAGGACGACATT ACGTGCCTGCGTGAATCAGACGACAGTGACGAGGAGGAAAGTCTGTCGGATCACAGCGAGGACTGTTTCTCCGAGGGCAGCTGGGACAGAGTGGAGCAGAAGGACACAGAG GTCACCAGGTGGGTGCCCGATCACATGGCCTCCCATTGTTTCAACTGCGACTGTGAGTTCTGGATGGCCAAGCGACGTCATCACTGCAG gAACTGTGGCAATGTGTTCTGTAAAGACTGCTGCCACCTGAAGCTGCCCATCCCAGACCAGCAGTTGTACGACCCTGTCTTAGTGTGTAACATCTGCTATGACCTGCTGCTGGAGGCTAGGAACAGAGAGATCTGTAGCCAGCAGCTCAAGAAGCCCATCGCCACAGCCTCCagctga
- the LOC115148428 gene encoding myotubularin-related protein 4 isoform X1: MSLAARVSCSVLNCFGEEGPPSLEYIQAKDLFPPKELVKEDDSLQVPFPALQGEGVEYLGRADDTIIAISNYRLHIKFKDSIINTYQGVDNHISVPLRLIESVESRDMFQLHIICKDSKVVRCHFSTFKRCQEWLKRLNRAIAHPGRLEDLFALAYHAWCLGGSADDEDQHLHLCRPGDHVRQRLEMEVRRMGFDMQNAWRVSDINLNYKLCSSYPQKLLVPVWITDKELESVGSFRSSKRIPVVVYRHQRNGAVIARCSQPEISWWGWRNTEDEYLVTSIAKACMMDPGARVTCGAAACSRPQGEGPDSSDSDFDSSLSGCSGPDANAAPQKLLILDARSYTAAVANRAKGGGCECEEYYPNCEVMFMGMANIHSIRNSFQSLRTVCSQIPDPGNWLSALESTHWLQHLSIMMKAATLVCSAVEREGRPALVHCSDGWDRTPQIVALAKILLDPFYRTLEGFQVLVETEWLDYGHKFGDRCGHQESADDVSEQCPVFLQWLDCVHQLLKQFPCFFEFNEAFLVKLVQHTYSCLYGTFLCNNRWEREARNIYKRTCSIWSLLRTGNKNFQNFLYIPCHDMVLQPVCHTRALQLWTAVYLPTSSPCTAAEDAMELYLCPCAQGDELTSRSLDRLPKSRSMDNLVSACENGMAFTRTSSDPNLNKHCQEGRTAHGLEPMAAIGGGAAPDSPEDVSPDTGLDNNDSEMEPVTQTPPTTPLEMEPREEGFEELREEICLTTQPLPSLPLPPVTLEKGFPHPTPLPLPTPILLHSLSQTTSPHCPPPPLPQQATDSRYRIAEVTTHPTRAAEACLPSPLAWKGPLPAAVLNGHITNGLQNSHSASAELLALEQLVPLSPMAMEDSTETLTDKAEAPPTLPHSRRESLGQTRALPQAQAQGAEREGKRTEVVSGRELVPLRECVVAVPTVAMASASTVPPVDNSQVVAVRYPVSQSHLSVSEELSLLGSHWESVQGLVQSTCNTAASQSGLPANLSSGLCRALQPTAYQSRRLAGKLLRAQGMAVSNGFPNGGSQCCRREKEERVRGPAPAPASSSPVQSGSGWLSAVRSSSGYAAICSQTSTSTPPTSSTHQFLPASPFSLPSQPPPIYLDDDGLPVPMDAVQQRLRQIEAGYKQEVEVLRRQVRQLQMRLERQYGMPPSEPDVDYEDDITCLRESDDSDEEESLSDHSEDCFSEGSWDRVEQKDTEVTRWVPDHMASHCFNCDCEFWMAKRRHHCRNCGNVFCKDCCHLKLPIPDQQLYDPVLVCNICYDLLLEARNREICSQQLKKPIATASS; this comes from the exons ACCTATCAAGGTGTGGACAATCATATTTCT GTGCCTCTGAGGCTCATAGAGAGTGTGGAGAGCAGAGACATGTTCCAACTGCACATCATCTGCAAGGACTCCAAAGTCGTCAG ATGCCATTTCTCGACATTCAAGCGGTGCCAGGAGTGGCTGAAGCGTCTGAATCGGGCCATAGCCCACCCTGGCAGGCTGGAGGATCTGTTTGCCTTGGCCTACCACGCCTGGTGTCTGGGGGGCAGCGCAGACGATGAGGACCAGCACCTACACCTCTGTAGACCAG gTGATCATGTCCGTCAGAGGCTGGAGATGGAGGTGAGGAGGATGGGCTTCGACATGCAAAACGCCTGGAGAGTGTCCGACATCAACCTCAACTACAA GTTGTGCTCCAGCTACCCCCAGAAGCTGCTGGTGCCAGTGTGGATCACAGACAAGGAGCTGGAGAGTGTCGGCTCCTTCAGGTCCTCCAAGAGGATCCCTGTGGTGGTCTACAg GCACCAGAGGAACGGGGCAGTGATCGCCCGTTGCAGCCAGCCAGAGATCAGCTGGTGGGGCTGGAGAAACACAGAGGATGAATACTTGGTCACCTCCATCGCTAAGGCCTGTATGATGGACCCAGGGGCCAGGGTCACCTGTGGGGCCGCAGCCTGCAGCCGTCCCCAAGGGGAGGGCCCAGACAGCTCCGACAGCGACTTTG acTCCTCTCTGTCAGGATGTTCAGGCCCTGATGCCAACGCTGCGCCACAGAAGCTTCTCATTCTCGACGCCCGCTCCTATACCGCTGCAGTGGCCAACCGCGCCAAGGGAGGTGGCTGCGAGTGTGAAG AGTACTACCCTAACTGTGAGGTGATGTTCATGGGCATGGCCAACATCCACTCCATTAGGAACAGCTTCCAGTCCCTCCGAACAGTCTGTAGCCAGATCCCTGACCCTGGGAA CTGGCTTTCTGCTCTGGAGAGCACCCATTGGCTGCAGCACCTATCCATCATGATGAAGGCTGCCACTCTAGTGTGCTCTGCGGTGGAAAGGGAGGGACGTCCTGCCCTGGTGCATTGTTCAGACGGGTGGGACCGTACCCCACAGATTGTGGCTCTTGCCAAGATCTTGCTGGACCCCTTCTATAGGACACTAGag GGTTTCCAGGTACTGGTGGAGACAGAGTGGTTGGACTACGGTCATAAGTTTGGCGATCGCTGCGGTCACCAGGAGAGTGCTGATGATGTGAGTGAGCAGTGTCCTGTCTTCCTACAGTGGCTAGACTGTGTTCACCAGCTACTCAAACAGTTCCCCTGCTTCTTCGAGTTCAACGAGGCATTCTTg GTCAAGCTGGTTCAACACACATACTCGTGTCTGTACGGGACGTTCCTGTGTAACaacaggtgggagagagaggcccGCAACATCTACAAACGCACCTGCTCCATCTGGTCTCTGCTCCGCACCGGCAACAAGAACTTCCAGAACTTCCTTTATATTCCCTGTCATGATATG GTGCTGCAGCCGGTGTGCCACACCCGGGCCCTGCAGCTGTGGACGGCCGTCTACCTGCCCACCTCCTCCCCCTGCACCGCTGCCGAGGACGCCATGGAGCTCTACCTGTGCCCCTGCGCACAGGGAGATGAGCTCACCTCACGATCTCTCGACAG GCTTCCAAAGTCTCGCTCCATGGACAACCTGGTGTCGGCCTGTGAGAACGGGATGGCCTTCACCCGCACCTCCAGCGACCCCAACCTCAACAAGCACTGCCAGGAGGGCCGTACTGCCCATGGCTTGGAGCCTATGGCTGCTATAGGAGGAGGGGCTGCACCCGATAGCCCCGAGGATGTTAGCCCTGACACGGGATTGGACAACAATGACTCGGAGATGGAGCCAGTCACTCAGACTCCTCCTACCACACCCCTGGAGATGGAGCCAAGGGAAGAGGGCTTTGAGGAGTTGAGAGAGGAGATTTGTCTGACGACACAACCTCTGCCCTCCCTGCCCCTCCCCCCTGTCACTCTGGAGAAGGGCTTCCCCcatcccacccctctccccctgcccACACCCATTCTCCTCCATTCCCTCTCCCAGACCACCAGCCCCCATTGCCCTCCCCCTCCCTTGCCACAACAGGCGACTGACAGCCGCTACAGGATTGCTGAGGTCACTACCCACCCTACCCGGGCAGCAGAAGCATGCCTACCTTCCCCACTTGCCTGGAAGGGCCCACTACCGGCAGCTGTTCTGAATGGGCATATCACCAATGGCCTCCAGAACAGCCACTCAGCGTCTGCAGAGCTGCTGGCCCTCGAGCAGCTAGTTCCTCTATCCCCTATGGCCATGGAAGACTCCACAGAGACCCTCACGGACAAAGCAGAGGCCCCACCAACACTGCCCCACAGCAGGAGAGAAAGTCTGGGCCAGACCCGGGCCTTACCCCAGGCCCAGGCCCAGGGAgcggagagagaagggaagaggacagaggtTGTGAGTGGTAGAGAGCTGGTGCCTCTGAGAGAATGTGTAGTAGCAGTACCAACAGTAGCAATGGCCTCCGCATCTACAGTGCCCCCTGTTGACAACAGCCAGGTAGTGGCGGTGCGATACCCGGTCTCCCAGAGCCACCTGAGTGTCAGTGAGGAGCTGTCTCTCCTGGGCTCCCACTGGGAGAGTGTCCAGGGCCTGGTCCAGTCTACCTGCAACACCGCAGCCAGCCAGTCTGGCCTCCCAGCCAATCTCTCCTCAGGTCTCTGTCGGGCCCTCCAGCCCACCGCCTACCAGAGTCGACGCCTGGCTGGCAAGCTGCTCCGTGCCCAGGGCATGGCCGTGTCCAACGGGTTTCCTAACGGAGGTTCGCAGTGCTGCCGAAGGGAGAAGGAGGAAAGGGTCCGTGGACCGGCTCCAGCCCCAGCCAGCTCCAGCCCAGTCCAGTCAGGGTCAGGCTGGCTCTCTGCAGTCAGAAGCAGCTCAGGCTATGCTGCCATCTGCAGCCAAACCAGCACCAGCACTCCACCCACCTCTTCAACCCACCAGTTTTTACCagcctctcccttctccctgccCTCCCAGCCCCCCCCGATCTACCTGGATGATGACGGGCTGCCGGTGCCCATGGACGCGGTGCAGCAGCGTCTCAGGCAGATCGAGGCGGGATATAAACAGGAAGTGGAAGTGCTGAGGAGACAGGTGCGCCAGCTGCAGATGAGGCTGGAGAGACAGTACGGCATGCCGCCCTCTGAGCCTGACGTCGACTACGAGGACGACATT ACGTGCCTGCGTGAATCAGACGACAGTGACGAGGAGGAAAGTCTGTCGGATCACAGCGAGGACTGTTTCTCCGAGGGCAGCTGGGACAGAGTGGAGCAGAAGGACACAGAG GTCACCAGGTGGGTGCCCGATCACATGGCCTCCCATTGTTTCAACTGCGACTGTGAGTTCTGGATGGCCAAGCGACGTCATCACTGCAG gAACTGTGGCAATGTGTTCTGTAAAGACTGCTGCCACCTGAAGCTGCCCATCCCAGACCAGCAGTTGTACGACCCTGTCTTAGTGTGTAACATCTGCTATGACCTGCTGCTGGAGGCTAGGAACAGAGAGATCTGTAGCCAGCAGCTCAAGAAGCCCATCGCCACAGCCTCCagctga